In Microscilla marina ATCC 23134, the genomic window ATATGGAGCTATGTATATTGACATTCATTATGGGGTGTTAGGTAATTTTATACCCGTAAAAGATTTCAAAACTTTTCATTTAAAATCCTATGAAACCAGAATGGGAGTTAAAGTTGGCAGAATTCAAAATTACAAACAATGGGAATCATTTTTTAAAAATAACTGACAATGTTCTATAAAAAACATAAGCAAAAAAAAATAAAACGTTTGTTTACAAGTGACAGTAAATCTAACCATAGAAAGGCATTTGAATTGATCCAAGATAATCAATTAGAAATACAAGATGAGTGGATTGAGTACTTTATTGACTACTCAGATTTGACTATTATATATGGTAAACCTTTTATTGATTTAATTCATGCCATATATGCATTTCAAGGTTTGCAAATACTTATCCATCAAGTAAATGACAAAAACCTTCAAAGTCATCATCCAAAAAAACTTATTGCCCAAGCTATAGAACATAATGATGCCTTGATTGATAAATGTGCAGACCATATAAGAGGGCATACAGAAGACGAAATTAAAGCCATGATTTTGAGGGAAATAAAAAATATCATAGAGTTATGATACTGAGCCAAAGGTGAAATTGGAACATAACTTTATTATAAACAAGGGAATATGAGCATAAAGCAACCAAAACAATATGATACAGAAAATCAACTTTGATAAGCTAAAAAAACTGTTATCAAGCGAAGATGAAGCAAATAAGTTGATTGCTTTTGAGATTATTCAATCCAGTGGGATGGAAATACCAGAAGGTTTAACTTGTTATCTGGTTGAGTCAGCGGATATTTGTATAAAATACGGTAGTCCCTTTATTGATGTTATTAGCGGATCAGATGCTTGTGGAGGGCTATCATATTTGGTAAAAGTTATCAATAAAAGGAACATAGAAAAGAAATCATACCAAAGCATTGCAGAGGAAGCTAATAATAAAAATGATAGAATTGTTGAGAAGTGCATTGACTATATAAGAGGACACACAGATGATGAAATCAAGGCCATGATTTTGAGAGAAATGAAAAATATTATAGAGTTATGATAATGCCATAAAGCTGGGAATCATTTTTTTAAAATAATCAGATATGGGTTGTTCTATTCAATGTATGATGAGTAAACCTTGGTTTTTGTAGTAATAACTTGAAAGCTGTTTTGGGATACTCAAGTTTTTTGGAATGATCTTCTAAGAAAAGCCCGAATGGAGTTATTGACTCCTTCAACATGTCTAGTAAAGGCTTTTCCAATTAAATGTATCTTAGAAGGAGACACTTTTTTAAACGAGTTCCAATCATCGGTACAAAACCAAGGCTACCTTGCCAATGCTTATATAAAAAAATACAACCCAGAAATAGGCATAGAAAAAGCCATCCAAGCCAATAGCGTATTCAAAGAACAGGCGCTTGCGCTTCAGAAAATATACTATGACGAACACCCCAATATACCTAAAGAAAACAACCCCTTTAAAAAAGGGAATAAGTTGACTGAAGAAACGGTGATAGCCCTACGCACTCTGCTAAAAACCTACCTAACCGAAAGATTGGTACGCTATGAAAGCAGAGAATTACAAACTGGGCTAAGAGATAAATTTAGGAGTTATACTAGAGATGCCAGTACCAAATACCCCCAGTTCAACCACAGCATTGTGTTCGTGGCAGGGTTGGTACAAATGAAAATTACTGATGTGACCAAGGTTAAGCTTATTTGTCAAGATTTGGGCTTAAACTCTACTACTACCGAAGAAATTGCCCACAATGTGGGGGCGTTTCAATCCAACAAAATTACTTCGGTAAAAGAGTATGAAAGCTGGAAAAGAAAAATTGTGGAATTCAGGAAAAAAGCCCGCCTCAACCAAATCATTGTCAAGGTAGAGGTACCCGGTGACCCTTACCCTTTGTACCGCATTGCCAAGGGTTGGGAGGTGTACGGCATCAACCCCGATGGTACCCATGTCAAGTTCAACCGCCAAGGTTACATCAAACGAATCTATGTAGACAAATACCTAACAAATGATTCCAAAAAACTCACCGGGTTATACATACGCCGTCCAAACGACCCCATAGATACCTACAGCGAGATTATCTTGTTGAACACCCTTACCTACGACGAACTCTCGCCTGCTGAGAAAGAACACCCTGTAAGCGCTTTGGTGCAAGAACGTGAAAATGTCTGGTGGAACAAATCATTTGTGGTGAGAACCGTCAAAGGCAAGGTAGGCGCTTTTGTCTATGGGTTGACCGTGCCCACCACGGCGGCATTTTATATGTACTCTAAAAAAGCCGAATGGATCAACTTTTTGATGCGAGAAACTACCTGGGATTGGGTAGAAAAGGTAATTGACGCCATCAATAAGTTATAACGACCAAGTATACACTTGAAGCAATTTGGCTATATATACACATTGGGCAAAAGTTTCTTTATTTTTTGTTTCAACTGCTTTTCATTAGGGTTTTTTCTCGCATCAAATATTTTGAGTTTTTTTAAGTGTTTGATGTCATCTGGAATGAAGGTAAGATCATTACTAGATATCATAAGCTCTTCAAGGTTCTGAAGCTTTTTGATGTCTGAGGGCAACTGCCTTATTTGGTTACGCATAAAGCTTAACTGTTTTAAATTTGTGAAGTAGGTAACGACAAGAGGAATACGTTTTAATGACATTTGATTCATAGAGAGATACTTCAATTTTGTTAAATTTTTAAACTCCTCTGGAAATGAGCTGATGAAATTTCCTGACAAATCTAGCTCTGTCAAGTGAGTCAATTGCCCTATCTCTTTGGGCAACGAGATAAGTTTATTATCTGCAACGCTCATTTGTTGAAGTTTTTTGAGTGCCCCTATTTCAGGGGGCAATTCAGGAATCGGGTTATTATTCACATAAAGACTTTCCAAGTTTTGCAATTGTTCAATCTGAGGAGGGATCTTTTTCAAAGAAGTAAAGTTAAGCTTGATGCTTTTTAAATCTTTCCAAACATTCCTGTACTCCTTGAGGTCATGCTCTAAGCAATGCAAGGTAAATAGCTGAAATACACGCTCTTGTAGGTCATCAGGTACTCCTGTTCCTTTCATGAGCTGGAAAGCAAGCGCCACATTTTGTTGGTGTTTCTCATCGTATACCTCGTTTTCGGGTACCAGCAATTGTTTTATTTTTTGGCTATCGGTTTTCATAAGTATCAAAAAGGGGTCATCAATAAGCTATAAGCAAACAATTAGGTATATACTTGAGATTATACATATACATTGGGCAAAAGCCTCTTTATTTTTTGTTTCAACTGCTTTTCGTTAGGGTTATTACTGATATCAATCATTTTTAGTTTTTTCAAGTATTTAATCTCATCTGATATCAATACAAGTTCATTATAAGATATCATAAGCTCTTCGAGGTTATATAATTCTTTTATATTGTAAGGCAATTCTTGTATCTGATTATCCAAAAGGTATAATTTTTTTAGGTTCACCAAGTGGGTAATTATAGGCGGAAAATGTTTTAAATACATTTCATTCATAGAAAGGTATGTCAAACTTGTTAAATTTTTAAACTCCTCTGGAAATGAGCTGATGAAGTTCCATGATAAATTTAACTCTGTCAAGTGAGTCAATTGCCCTATCTCTTTGGGCAATGTGGTAAGTTTGTTACCTGCAATATTGATGCGTTGAAGTTGCTTGAGTGCCCCTATTTCGGGCGGCAATTCAGGTATCAGGTTATTATTGACATCAAAGGTTTCCAGATTTTGTAATTGTTCAATCTGGGGAGGGATTTTTTTCAAAGAAGTAAAGTCAAGCTTGATGGTTTTTAAATCTTTCCAAACATTCCTGTACTCCTTGAGGTCATGCTCTAGGCAGTGTAGGGTAAATAACTGAAATACATCTAGAGATTTTAGGCTTTTTATTTCAGCTATTTGTGGAGCAACCTCCTTTATTTGGTTTCTGCCCAGGAACAAACCCTCAAGCTTTTTGAGTTTACCAATGTTTTTAGGCATGACACTTACATAGCCAAAATAGCAGCGAATCTCTGTTACTTCCTCCCAATAGTTCTCAAACTCCACCAACTCATATTCTAAACAATACATGGGAAACACCCTAATGGCAATTTCCCTTAGTTCTTGTGGCAGCCCTTTCTAGGAGAGTATCTCAAAAGCTTTTCGGGTATTTTGCTCATGCTCTACAATGTAAAAACCATCTTCAGGTTTCTTCCAAAACCCCTGAACATAATCAAGTTCTTCCTTTGTATAACTCTTGCTAGATAAACCCATAGTTTTTATCCTAAGGTAAGCAAAATAGCTGCATCCCCAAAACTTAGATAGAGAATAGGTTGTCAATCTTCCTACCCCAAAAAAGCTTAATAAATCCATTGCCTATGATTTATTTTTTTAGCAAATTGTTTACAAGTTATAAGAAAAACGAAAACTCAACCAATGAAAAAATATCCGCTAAAAGTATTTTTAACCTTCTTTCCTCCTGTAACAATAGCAGGCATATTCCTTATGCTTCTGCCAAGGTGGAAAGGCAATGGAAGCGAGAATGTTCTCTTCATTACTAGCATAATCATTTCCTTTTTGTTGTGGTTTGTCTTTATCCGTTGGGCGCTCGCAATCAGAGAAACAGGTAAAATGCTATTTGCCCGAATTTTTGGAGGTATGCCCCACCATGTTATTCTGGGAAGAGGAAAAGGTTTGGGAGAGTATGAGTGGCTGGGGGCTAAGGTAGGGATCAATACAAAGTTAACAGTCTCTGCTTCTAAAGCCTTTTTTGCGCACAAACCCTTCCTCAAGTTCAGGTACGCCATGTACCTCTCTGGGGGCTTTTTGCTCAATGCTTTGCTTGTCGTTGTATCAGAACGAATCATCTACTACACCATAAGCCCTTCCATGACTAGTGCCACCCTTGCCTGGTGGGTATGGAAAACCTTTGCTCTTGCCAGTGCTTATATTTATCTGGGGGATTTCATTGCCCCAGTCAGACCAAACTATGGCGAAGATGGTTTCCCTAGCGACCAAGTAACCCTATTTAACCTTTGGAAAACCCCCATAGAAAATCTTGCAGACGATTTCAATGAAATTTATTACCGCGATGCCCACGACTATTTCAAAAGGAAAAACTACCCTAAAGCCATTCGTTTGTACAAAAAACTGGTAAATGATGAAGACGAAACCAGAAAGTTCAACTCCAGATTTAACCTGGGTACTATTTTTTTAAGAGAAGCCAAGTTCGAAAAGTCTATCAAAATGTACGAAAGTCTGGAGAGAATGATCTCTGTAGGGGCATTTGGTACCCAGGCATTCCTATGGCATATGGAACTTGCCTGGAATTACCTGGGTTTGGGAGAATCAGCCCTTGCAGAGCAACATGCCCGTCAAGCTTTCCTATTGAACCAAAACGATGAAGGGATGAACATACTTAGGGGCGCCATATTTATTGAAAAAGGAGAGTTAAATAAAGCATACCCCTTACTTAAAGAGGTTACCGATAACAGTTTTAATCTTGAAGATAGACTCTCAGCAGCAATATTTCTTTACGATTGCCTCGGCAGACAACAAAGCTGGCAAGAAGCAGAAGAATACAAACAATTCATAGAAGATTACTCTGCCTACCTGTCTGTTGCCAATGCCTTTTTTTGGGAAAGGGCTCAAAAGAATGCCAACTTGAGCAAAAAAGGATAAAATACTTTCACACAGCGAGTTGCCCAAACAAAACTTACCAAAACAATGGATAACATAACCTCACAAGGCACAAAAATATTACAACTATTGCGCAGCGACGATGAGAAGAGCATAAAGTTGGCACTCCACTAGCGCGCATTTTAATGCGTGCCTTTTTTCTACAAGCATTAACTTTGTTGAGCTCGCGAAAAGCTCGGTTTTCAATGCGGTTTTGAAGGTATTAGGTATCCCCTTATCCAACGAGGGTCTTGTTTTTACGCTTGTTGAGTTTTCCAGTTGGTTGGCAACCAAAGGTGTAGTTTTTAGATTGAGCACTTGTTGATATTTTTGATCACATTTGTGAGCAGTGGGTATTATTCATGCCATTTTGCAAGAGCCTATCAACGAATAGAATAGCGTGGTGTGTTTTGCTGCATTTTGTGAGCCAGCAAATGCTTGAATCCGATGCATCGGGAGAGGTAGTTCTTCCACCCTAAGGTGGCGGGGCGGATGGCGTTTTCTATCAGGTTATGATCAATCTGCACTTCTCCATGCCAATGATAACGAATCAGCTTTTTCCAGCGCTTTTCTATGTATTTAATGGTTTTGTAAAGCTTTATTTTGGACTTGAGCTGTGGTTTGGTGTTCATCCATTGCCTAAATTTCATCAAAGGAGTTCCTGTTCTTTGCTGATGAAACCTGTTTGCTTCTGCTGTATTAAGCCCCCTGTTTTATAGCGCTCCGATGAACTCCAGAAGAGCTTCGGTCAGGGAAGGGTGTGTGTTGTAGGAATGAGCAATTTGACGATTGATAAAAACTACCTAAACAAATAGTATAGCTGCTTTGGAGCAATCCAAGGTGGTTTTTTTATGTCCGGTCTTTTGCTTTTGAATGATTGAATGAAGCAAAATAGCCTTATAATACGACAACCTTCGTATTTAATTCGCGTAAAACTTGCTATTACGAAATAATTCGTAGTACTTTGTAATACGAAACCATTCGTAAGTGCTTATTGATAGTAAAACATCATAAGCCGAAAGGTATGGCTTCCCTATGATGTATGAAGGGGTAACTGTACTTGTGGCTACCTAATAAATATTATTTACCATATAACCATTAATTATCAATGAAAAAACCCACTGACGTAGAACTAGAGATTCTTCAGGTATTGTGGCAACATGGACCCTCTACGGTGCGCTTTGTAAACGATGAACTCAATAAGTTACGTGACACCGAAACCGGTTATACTACCACGCTCAAAATGTTGCAGTTGATGACCGAAAAAGGATTGACCGACCGCGATACCTCTACTCGCACCCATATATACCATGCGGTGATTACCCAGGAAGATACCCAAAAAACACTGGTCAACCGATTGATGGATACTGCTTTTGGTGGCTCGGCAAAAAAGCTGGTCATGCAGGCTTTGGGCAACAAAAAAACCAGTAAGAAAGAGTTGGAAGAAATCAAAAAAATGATTGATGACTTAGAGAAAGGAGGGGAGACCTCATGACTCAATGGATTCAAAACCTTATTCCTGCCCGTTTGATAGATGCACTTGGCTGGACTTTGATTCATAGTTTGTGGCAAGGAGCAGTGCTGGCCATTGTACTGGTGGTGGCGTTGATACTTTTGCGCAAAAATTCTTCTCGTTTGCGTTATTTTGTGGCAACCAGTGCCTTGTTTACTTTAGCTTTGGTGGCAACCATTACCTTTGTTAGCCTTTACCAAGCGGGTGCTCCGGTAGTTGATAAGGCAATCCCTGCCAAAATGGTACAGGCGCAGTTACCTTTGGTGCAACAAGTGTCGGTTGCTTCAGGCAAAAACCTGACTTTCTTTAGTAATTATTTTAATCAACATTTGCCTTTGATCGTAACGGCATGGCTGCTGGGGGTACTGGTGTTGATGCTTCGTTTTTTGGGTGGCTTTGCCTATTTGCAGCGTTTGCGTCACCATCAAACCAAGGCAGTAAGCAATGATTGGCAGGTAAAAGTACTGGAAATTGCAGATAACCTCAAAATTAAAAAAGTGGTAAGGCTGCTAGAGTCGGGAATGGCAAAAACTCCTATGGTGATTGGACACCTCAAGCCCATGATACTGTTGCCCTTGGGTACTATCGGTGGTTTAAGTGCCCAACAGGTAGAGAGTATTTTGGCGCATGAAATTGCCCATATTACCCGCAACGATTATTTGGTAAATATTCTACAGTCGGTATTTGAGATTGTATTGTTTTTTAACCCTGCTATGTGGTGGATTTCGGCAAGGGTACGCGAAGAACGCGAAAATTGCTGTGACGATATTGCTTTGCAATTGACCAACGACCGCCTTACCCTGGTCAAAACCCTCGCTACACTGGAAGAGATGCGCATAGGGGCACCTCAAAATGCAGTGGCTTTCGCCGGAAAAAAAGGAGGCTTGGTAGGGCGTATCCAACGAATTATTAATTCGCCACGCACCAATGCCACTTTTTCTGAAGGTTTTGTGGCAGCTTTGCTTATGGTAGGTTTTCTATCGCTTGCTTCGTTTTATGTACGTACCGAGCCTACTATAGCCAAGGTACAAGCAACACAAAGCCATTCTGTAACAGGTACAACAACTCTACAAGCGGCAGTTGCCAAGCTGCCTCTGCCTACTCCCAAGCCAACGAATGATACCATTCGTTTTGG contains:
- a CDS encoding leucine-rich repeat domain-containing protein, translating into MKTDSQKIKQLLVPENEVYDEKHQQNVALAFQLMKGTGVPDDLQERVFQLFTLHCLEHDLKEYRNVWKDLKSIKLNFTSLKKIPPQIEQLQNLESLYVNNNPIPELPPEIGALKKLQQMSVADNKLISLPKEIGQLTHLTELDLSGNFISSFPEEFKNLTKLKYLSMNQMSLKRIPLVVTYFTNLKQLSFMRNQIRQLPSDIKKLQNLEELMISSNDLTFIPDDIKHLKKLKIFDARKNPNEKQLKQKIKKLLPNVYI
- a CDS encoding leucine-rich repeat domain-containing protein is translated as MYCLEYELVEFENYWEEVTEIRCYFGYVSVMPKNIGKLKKLEGLFLGRNQIKEVAPQIAEIKSLKSLDVFQLFTLHCLEHDLKEYRNVWKDLKTIKLDFTSLKKIPPQIEQLQNLETFDVNNNLIPELPPEIGALKQLQRINIAGNKLTTLPKEIGQLTHLTELNLSWNFISSFPEEFKNLTSLTYLSMNEMYLKHFPPIITHLVNLKKLYLLDNQIQELPYNIKELYNLEELMISYNELVLISDEIKYLKKLKMIDISNNPNEKQLKQKIKRLLPNVYV
- a CDS encoding tetratricopeptide repeat protein translates to MKKYPLKVFLTFFPPVTIAGIFLMLLPRWKGNGSENVLFITSIIISFLLWFVFIRWALAIRETGKMLFARIFGGMPHHVILGRGKGLGEYEWLGAKVGINTKLTVSASKAFFAHKPFLKFRYAMYLSGGFLLNALLVVVSERIIYYTISPSMTSATLAWWVWKTFALASAYIYLGDFIAPVRPNYGEDGFPSDQVTLFNLWKTPIENLADDFNEIYYRDAHDYFKRKNYPKAIRLYKKLVNDEDETRKFNSRFNLGTIFLREAKFEKSIKMYESLERMISVGAFGTQAFLWHMELAWNYLGLGESALAEQHARQAFLLNQNDEGMNILRGAIFIEKGELNKAYPLLKEVTDNSFNLEDRLSAAIFLYDCLGRQQSWQEAEEYKQFIEDYSAYLSVANAFFWERAQKNANLSKKG
- a CDS encoding BlaI/MecI/CopY family transcriptional regulator yields the protein MKKPTDVELEILQVLWQHGPSTVRFVNDELNKLRDTETGYTTTLKMLQLMTEKGLTDRDTSTRTHIYHAVITQEDTQKTLVNRLMDTAFGGSAKKLVMQALGNKKTSKKELEEIKKMIDDLEKGGETS
- a CDS encoding M56 family metallopeptidase, whose product is MTQWIQNLIPARLIDALGWTLIHSLWQGAVLAIVLVVALILLRKNSSRLRYFVATSALFTLALVATITFVSLYQAGAPVVDKAIPAKMVQAQLPLVQQVSVASGKNLTFFSNYFNQHLPLIVTAWLLGVLVLMLRFLGGFAYLQRLRHHQTKAVSNDWQVKVLEIADNLKIKKVVRLLESGMAKTPMVIGHLKPMILLPLGTIGGLSAQQVESILAHEIAHITRNDYLVNILQSVFEIVLFFNPAMWWISARVREERENCCDDIALQLTNDRLTLVKTLATLEEMRIGAPQNAVAFAGKKGGLVGRIQRIINSPRTNATFSEGFVAALLMVGFLSLASFYVRTEPTIAKVQATQSHSVTGTTTLQAAVAKLPLPTPKPTNDTIRFGKFMIVTLPGKKVVVYKNGKKLQPEDYDKYTKDFAINDQKIRIGEQGKSPIIIAVDPTERKPNYSYDYDLPTPPSPPTPPSSVHIDHGNSNRWFRQNQNGKDVSIHYGDHWEVTKLVVNGKTVAPKDYPKYQKDIAAGKRNFEKNREEQRRRRTEQRRHHRGLNEHKRELRKHRREHRRELRRQAEQHRRTAEQHRRVASQHRNVLKKVIEEMKKDKIIPADTRNYTLKMKKGEIVINGKKLNKTQYKKYRQFVLEVGGVDIDKKGSSWNWVSTHNED